In Hugenholtzia roseola DSM 9546, the sequence CCGCCTAAGCGAGCTTTTTTTGTTTAAGGCTGTGTAAAATTACTGTGCTTTTTTGGTAGCGCAGCAGCCTGTCTTGCCTCTTGAATTTGACACTTTGTCGGGTTAAGTGTTTGATTATCAAGCAGTTGCTTTTTTTAGTAGCACTACATTTTAGGCTAAGTATTTGGTTATCAAGTTCTTAGTGGTCAGGTCGGGCAGTCTTTTGATTTGTAAATATTTAAGGATTTGTTCCGTGTGATTATTAAACACAGAACGGATATAAAAATCTTCTTTATTTTGTCTTATCTAAAAGCGTTGTTTTTACTGTTTGGGGCAGATTTTTCAATCGTCCGCCCAGCAAAAAATCGTAACCTGCTCCCTTGACTGCCTGACAATTAGCAGCATTTAGCCTGCCACTATCGGCTACTACAGTTATCTTGTTAAGATTATATAATTGCTTTAATTTATCTATTTTTTTGACCAAAGTATGTCCTTCATACTGATTCCCTGCATACAAGCCGTAGCCAAGTGGCAATGCGTTCTTGTCTAATAATAATCCTAAAATAACTTGTGTTTTACCAATTTTACCATCTTTACTAAAACCTTTCTGGCGCAAGGCTTCTTCTACTACTACTTCTGAATCGAAATAAAAGGTCGTAACATCATAAAAAACTAAGTCTAACTCATAAGATTGTAGTTGCTTATTTTTTTGAAATACTAATTTTTGTAGTTCTGTACTATAAAGACTAAGTTTATCTAAATTATGATAAAAATGTTGAAGAGAAACAGACTGCATATCTAAAAAATCACTTTGTGTTTGATAAGTTGCAGATACGAAGATAATACTCGCCCCCTTTTTTGTCTTTGCGTAGAAATGCCATCTGTTCTTAAAATAAGTCTGTTTTGATTCAAAATGCAAATTTAGTGAAAAAAAACGACTTTTCCAAACTTTTTTCGCACTACATTTTTTTGCCAAAAAGTGCCTATACTCGCTCCTTTAGGCGTTTTACCTCTTACAAGTGTCAAACTCAAGAAAAACCTGCAATTTGGGAAATCAACGTTAAGACTTTTGAGTTCAAAAAGATAAGAGATTTTAACGATTATAAAGACCAAGAATATTCAGAGAATGTGAATTGGTAAAATGAAGATTAAAAAAATCTGCGCGGACTTTTTTCGCCTTACAAGTGCTGTAACAACGCCAAAAAAAGACAACAAAAGTTCTGAAAGCATATATGACTTTTACAAGTTCAAAACTTTACTTTATTTTGAAACCAATAATCAAATTGTCGTCCGTTTGTTTGTGGTTTCCTTTCCAAAGTTTGAAGGCACTTTCCAATTTTTCCAACTGTTCGGGCAAGGGCAAATAGCTATACTCCAAAAGAAATTCCCTAAACTTCTGACTCATAAACTTTCTACCCTGCTCTCCGCCAAATTGGTCTTGAAAGCCGTCGGTAAAGAGATAAAAAGTGTCGTTTTTTTCATATTTGAAAATGGTATCTTCAAATACTTTATTTTTGTAATGTCCTGCACTTCCTATCGGAAATTTCGAACCCTTGACAACCTGCATTTCTCCGTCGTGAGTATAATAAAGTGGATTTTTAGCTCCCGAAAAGGCAATTTCCTGCCTTTCAGAATCGATAATGACCACTGACATATCCATGCCATCTTTTTGCTCTTCGTTGGGATTGCTATTGCGAAAAGCCGCCGCTATTTGCGCATCTAAAGCATAAAGAAGTTCGCTTGGTGAAGTAATTTCGCGCTCTTTTACAATCTGATTCAAAATAGAAATGCCCATAACGGTCATGAAAGCACCGGGTACACCATGCCCTGTGCAATCTACGGCTGCTAAAATCACGCGCTTAGGCAGAGGATAAAACCAATAGAAATCGCCGCTGACGACATCTTTGGGCTTGTAAAAAAGGAAAAAATCTTGAAAATGAGGTGCAATATCGCTCACTTTTTTAAGCAAAGAATTTTGTATTCTTTGCGCATATTTGATGCTATCAGAAAGCTGCTCGATGCTTCGCTCTAAGGCTTGATTTTGTGCCGCCATCTCCTCTATCGAAAGGGCGCGAATAAAGGCAGAAACCGCCTGCTCGGTAAAACGCTCTAATTGTTTGATTTCGCGCGTTTCAAATTTTTTATTTTTATCAAAATCTAAAACTAAGAGTGCAGAAAGTTTGTTTTGCAGTTTGATAGGCAAAACCAAAGAAAAACAAGGGCGATAATTTTGGATAAAATAAGGTATTCCTTCTACGGTATATTGTTTGTAAAAATGCGTACCTACTTCTAAACTATTTTTAAAGTAAGAAGTAATTGTTTTAAATGAAAACAATGCACCTTGTATATTTTCTTGGGAGTAGCCATGAAGTGCCGCCAACTCAAAGGTATAATCTTGGTCGGAATAGAGTAAAAAATAAGCCCTATCGCAATTATCAAAAAGCGTAACGCCCTCACTTAGAAGCACTTGCAATACACCCTCGAACCTACTTTCGGTATTAATACGCGCCACAATGCGATTGATAATTTCCAACTCCTCGGCTTGCTCCCGAATTTGATGGCTTTGCGAAAGCCCCTCTTGCAACGCATTTTCTACACGCAGTTCCAACTGTTCGGCTTTTTTATTGGCAAGACTGATGCGCCATTTTGTGATAGAATAAATTACAAGCAAAACTAATACGGCAATAAAAACCCAAAAAATAACGCGCTGTTGCAAAAGCGGCTCTACCTGAATTGGAATCTCGATGCCCTTTTCGTGCCACGTACCATCTGCATTTGCCGCCGTAACCCAAAAAACGTAGTTGCCCGGTGGCAGTTTGGGATAGCTTACGCTCCGCTCCGCCGTTTGGCGAGGTTGAGAGTCGTAGCCTTTGAGCTGGTAGCGAAAGCGAATATTGCCTACCGATAAAAAGCTAAGTGCCTCAAAATGAAAAACATACTGATTATTTCCCCCATGAAAAACAACCGCCTCTCCTGCTGGCGGCGATAATTCTTGGCGTTCGCTGGTTTCGATACGCAAAATTTGTAAAAGCGGCGTGAGCCTATTGCGGCGAATTTTGGGGGCTTGTGTGGGCAAAACCGCTACCCCTTCGGAAGTTGCAACCCAAAGGCGATTTTGACTATCGATAAAAGCCGCAGGCTGGGAAAGCGAAGCCGTTTCGCTACTACGAAGTCCGTCCTGCTCGTCAAAGTGCCAAACCGTTTGTAGGCTTTTTTTCGCCCCTTCGTTTTCAAACCATTCCAATAGTTCTGACTTTTGGATAGCGAAAATACCATCATTGCTGGTTATCCAAACTTTATTTTCTATATCAATATTCAAACTATGAATGGCATCTCCAAGAAAATCTTGGTCTTTGTGTCCCTTTTCATAATGCTTGTGTGCCTGCCGAATCTGACGCAATCCCTTTTCATCTAAAATAGCCAAACCCGCCTTTGTGCCTATCCAAAGGGTACTGTTTTGCTTTTGCGCGTCATATTCTTCGTATAGTGAAAGAATGAAATTATTGGGCAAACCGTCTTGTGTGGTGAGCAAATAGGAACGCCCATTTTGTTTGCTATCCAAAACGGCAAGTCCTTCTTCTGTACCGATATAAAGCAAACCTGTCGGACTTTG encodes:
- a CDS encoding IS1634 family transposase, producing the protein MQSVSLQHFYHNLDKLSLYSTELQKLVFQKNKQLQSYELDLVFYDVTTFYFDSEVVVEEALRQKGFSKDGKIGKTQVILGLLLDKNALPLGYGLYAGNQYEGHTLVKKIDKLKQLYNLNKITVVADSGRLNAANCQAVKGAGYDFLLGGRLKNLPQTVKTTLLDKTK
- a CDS encoding two-component regulator propeller domain-containing protein, giving the protein MLVFLQKKLPFGAFFFLVLFFPKLKAQTATSLYLDPEKKLTQFIWQQWQKEDGLPQNSVQALLQTQDGYLWVGTLNGFAKFNGVTFETFNTATHKGLLQNHITAFCEQNQDLWIGTTAGLVRYRGGYFRTFTTQDQLLNQSIHDLLHFQNQLWIATEGGLFKYTRQVFRGYNQNHGLPLAPITALYAHQNRFWVGTKEGLFLYDAENDTFSKIESLATFSIRALAQKGEQLWIGTKEGLFLLDLSQNEPQTLEKIVPYAISTLYLDARGSLWIGTENQGVGRRVEPKEAHKSNPSKSDPNKTATIDWLSVKDGFPSNTILKIWQDREGSLWIATERGGLIQLFEGKFTLFSETEGLADKLTNCIFEHQDSASSEKEIWVGTNNGLSLLKKDTLYNYSTKEGLGGTHIRSITADKAGTIWVGTLGGGIAKFDRKNNRFQSYHIHNGLVNDAVRALAPALDGGLWIGTIEGISYFKEGKFENISIQNTFITNAITFLHQSPTGLLYIGTEEGLAVLDSKQNGRSYLLTTQDGLPNNFILSLYEEYDAQKQNSTLWIGTKAGLAILDEKGLRQIRQAHKHYEKGHKDQDFLGDAIHSLNIDIENKVWITSNDGIFAIQKSELLEWFENEGAKKSLQTVWHFDEQDGLRSSETASLSQPAAFIDSQNRLWVATSEGVAVLPTQAPKIRRNRLTPLLQILRIETSERQELSPPAGEAVVFHGGNNQYVFHFEALSFLSVGNIRFRYQLKGYDSQPRQTAERSVSYPKLPPGNYVFWVTAANADGTWHEKGIEIPIQVEPLLQQRVIFWVFIAVLVLLVIYSITKWRISLANKKAEQLELRVENALQEGLSQSHQIREQAEELEIINRIVARINTESRFEGVLQVLLSEGVTLFDNCDRAYFLLYSDQDYTFELAALHGYSQENIQGALFSFKTITSYFKNSLEVGTHFYKQYTVEGIPYFIQNYRPCFSLVLPIKLQNKLSALLVLDFDKNKKFETREIKQLERFTEQAVSAFIRALSIEEMAAQNQALERSIEQLSDSIKYAQRIQNSLLKKVSDIAPHFQDFFLFYKPKDVVSGDFYWFYPLPKRVILAAVDCTGHGVPGAFMTVMGISILNQIVKEREITSPSELLYALDAQIAAAFRNSNPNEEQKDGMDMSVVIIDSERQEIAFSGAKNPLYYTHDGEMQVVKGSKFPIGSAGHYKNKVFEDTIFKYEKNDTFYLFTDGFQDQFGGEQGRKFMSQKFREFLLEYSYLPLPEQLEKLESAFKLWKGNHKQTDDNLIIGFKIK